A stretch of Arachis hypogaea cultivar Tifrunner unplaced genomic scaffold, arahy.Tifrunner.gnm2.J5K5 arahy.Tifrunner.gnm2.scaffold_878, whole genome shotgun sequence DNA encodes these proteins:
- the LOC112726202 gene encoding splicing factor U2af large subunit A-like isoform X1 → MAEYDERYEGNGEEEEERLHNSHSRPDSSPPPPDPTNDDLPDSKSHHGSREYDRESSRSREKEREKGREKDRKRDKGRDRDRDREISRDRDTERSRERDRDRERSKDRERDRDGEKERDRDRDHHHRDRHRDRSERRERGRDRDDDDYYRSRDYDRRRDYDREDRHRRRSRSRSGSHSRGRSEHRSRSRSRSRSKSKRTSGFDMAPPASAMLAGASAVAGQITGANPAIPGMFPNMFPLATSQMQPFSALPVMPVQAMTQQATRHARRVYVGGLPPTANEQSVATFFSQVMAKIGGNTAGPGDAVVNVYINHDKKFAFVEMRSVEEASNAMALDGIIFEGAPVKVRRPTDYNPSLAATLGPSQPNPNLNLGAVGLTPGSAGGLDGPDRIFVGGLPYYFTETQIRELLETFGPLRGFDLVKDRETGNSKGYAFCVYQDLAVTDIACAALNGIKMGDKTLTVRRANQGANPQQPKPEQESILMHAQQQIALQKLMLQPALVATKVVCLTHAVSSDELKDDEDYEEILDDMRQECSKFGTLVNVVIPRPQPNGEATPGVGKVFLEYVDVDGATKARAGLNGRKFGGNQVVAVFYPENKFAQGDYEG, encoded by the exons ATGGCCGAATACGACGAGAGATACGAAGGTAacggtgaagaagaagaagagcgcCTTCACAACTCTCATTCTCGTCCTGATTCGTCTCCTCCTCCTCCCGACCCTACCAACGACGATCTCCCCGACTCCAAATCTCAc CATGGCTCTCGGGAGTATGACAGAGAATCTTCAAGGAGCAGAGAAAAGGAGCGTGAGAAGGGAAGAGAAAAGGACAGGAAACGAGACAAGGGGAGGGACAGGGATAGAGATAGGGAGATAAGCAGAGACAGGGACACAGAGAGAAGTAGGGAAAGGGACAGAGATAGGGAGAGAAGCAAAGATAGAGAAAGAGATCGGGATGGAGAGAAGGAAAGGGATCGGGACCGGGACCACCATCACAGAGACCGCCATAGGGATCGCAGTGAGAGAAGGGAAAGGGGAAGAGATagagatgatgatgattattacaGAAGCCGGGACTATGATAG ACGAAGGGATTATGATAGAGAGGATAGGCACAGGCGCAGGTCTCGTTCACGTTCTGGATCTCATTCGAGGGGTAGATCTGAGCATAGATCAAGGTCACGGTCGCGTTCGCGCTCAAAGAG CAAAAGGACTAGTGGTTTTGATATGGCTCCTCCTGCCTCTGCAATGTTAGCTGGTGCTTCTGCTGTTGCAG GCCAGATTACTGGAGCAAATCCTGCTATTCCTGGGATGTTTCCAAATATGTTTCCGTTGGCTACTAGTCAG ATGCAGCCATTTAGTGCTCTTCCCGTCATGCCAGTTCAGGCTATGACACAACAG GCTACACGTCATGCTAGACGGGTGTATGTTGGGGGCCTACCTCCTACGGCGAATGAACAG TCAGTTGCTACTTTCTTCAGTCAGGTTATGGCTAAGATTGGAGGAAACACTGCCGGACCAG GTGATGCAGTGGTCAATGTTTACATTAACCATGACAAGAAGTTTGCCTTTGTGGAGATGAGGTCTGTTGAGGAAGCTAGCAATGCTATGGCTTTGGATGGGATTATTTTTGAG GGGGCACCAGTTAAGGTCAGGAGACCTACAGATTATAATCCTTCTTTAGCTGCTACCCTAGGTCCAAGCCAACCTAATCCCAATTTGAATCTCGGTGCTGTTGGCCTAACGCCCGGGTCAGCTGGAGGACTCGATGGCCCTGATCGAATTTTTGTGGGTGGTCTTCCATATTACTTTACAGAAACACAGATAAGAGAGCTTTTAGAGACTTTTGGTCCTCTTAGGGGCTTTGATCTAGTGAAAGACAGAGAAACAGGAAACTCAAAGGGTTATGCATTTTGTGTTTACCAAGATCTTGCAGTTACAGATATTGCCTGTGCTGCTCTCAATGGAATAAAAATGGGAGATAAGACTCTTACTGTTAGACGAGCTAACCAAGGTGCTAACCCACAGCAACCTAAACCTGAGCAAGAGAGCATTTTAATGCATGCACAACAGCAAATCGCTCTTCAG AAACTTATGTTACAACCAGCTTTAGTGGCAACAAAGGTGGTGTGTTTAACCCATGCAGTTTCTTCTGATGAGCTCAAGGATGATGAGGACTACGAAGAGATTCTTGATGACATGAGGCAGGAGTGCTCCAAATTTG GTACTTTGGTGAATGTGGTGATCCCTCGCCCACAACCAAACGGTGAAGCTACCCCTGGCGTTGGAAAG GTGTTTTTGGAGTATGTTGATGTTGATGGTGCTACAAAAGCCCGTGCTGGATTGAATGGACGGAAATTTGGCGGAAATCAAGTTGTAGCTGTCTTTTACCCTGAGAACAAATTTGCCCAGGGAGATTATGAAGGCTAG
- the LOC112726202 gene encoding splicing factor U2af large subunit B-like isoform X7, giving the protein MFPNMFPLATSQMQPFSALPVMPVQAMTQQATRHARRVYVGGLPPTANEQSVATFFSQVMAKIGGNTAGPGDAVVNVYINHDKKFAFVEMRSVEEASNAMALDGIIFEGAPVKVRRPTDYNPSLAATLGPSQPNPNLNLGAVGLTPGSAGGLDGPDRIFVGGLPYYFTETQIRELLETFGPLRGFDLVKDRETGNSKGYAFCVYQDLAVTDIACAALNGIKMGDKTLTVRRANQGANPQQPKPEQESILMHAQQQIALQKLMLQPALVATKVVCLTHAVSSDELKDDEDYEEILDDMRQECSKFGTLVNVVIPRPQPNGEATPGVGKVFLEYVDVDGATKARAGLNGRKFGGNQVVAVFYPENKFAQGDYEG; this is encoded by the exons ATGTTTCCAAATATGTTTCCGTTGGCTACTAGTCAG ATGCAGCCATTTAGTGCTCTTCCCGTCATGCCAGTTCAGGCTATGACACAACAG GCTACACGTCATGCTAGACGGGTGTATGTTGGGGGCCTACCTCCTACGGCGAATGAACAG TCAGTTGCTACTTTCTTCAGTCAGGTTATGGCTAAGATTGGAGGAAACACTGCCGGACCAG GTGATGCAGTGGTCAATGTTTACATTAACCATGACAAGAAGTTTGCCTTTGTGGAGATGAGGTCTGTTGAGGAAGCTAGCAATGCTATGGCTTTGGATGGGATTATTTTTGAG GGGGCACCAGTTAAGGTCAGGAGACCTACAGATTATAATCCTTCTTTAGCTGCTACCCTAGGTCCAAGCCAACCTAATCCCAATTTGAATCTCGGTGCTGTTGGCCTAACGCCCGGGTCAGCTGGAGGACTCGATGGCCCTGATCGAATTTTTGTGGGTGGTCTTCCATATTACTTTACAGAAACACAGATAAGAGAGCTTTTAGAGACTTTTGGTCCTCTTAGGGGCTTTGATCTAGTGAAAGACAGAGAAACAGGAAACTCAAAGGGTTATGCATTTTGTGTTTACCAAGATCTTGCAGTTACAGATATTGCCTGTGCTGCTCTCAATGGAATAAAAATGGGAGATAAGACTCTTACTGTTAGACGAGCTAACCAAGGTGCTAACCCACAGCAACCTAAACCTGAGCAAGAGAGCATTTTAATGCATGCACAACAGCAAATCGCTCTTCAG AAACTTATGTTACAACCAGCTTTAGTGGCAACAAAGGTGGTGTGTTTAACCCATGCAGTTTCTTCTGATGAGCTCAAGGATGATGAGGACTACGAAGAGATTCTTGATGACATGAGGCAGGAGTGCTCCAAATTTG GTACTTTGGTGAATGTGGTGATCCCTCGCCCACAACCAAACGGTGAAGCTACCCCTGGCGTTGGAAAG GTGTTTTTGGAGTATGTTGATGTTGATGGTGCTACAAAAGCCCGTGCTGGATTGAATGGACGGAAATTTGGCGGAAATCAAGTTGTAGCTGTCTTTTACCCTGAGAACAAATTTGCCCAGGGAGATTATGAAGGCTAG
- the LOC112726202 gene encoding splicing factor U2af large subunit B-like isoform X6 has product MGVSRHCSFYVHGGINAPVLVGLVHLQLETIDYFGQITGANPAIPGMFPNMFPLATSQPFSALPVMPVQAMTQQATRHARRVYVGGLPPTANEQSVATFFSQVMAKIGGNTAGPGDAVVNVYINHDKKFAFVEMRSVEEASNAMALDGIIFEGAPVKVRRPTDYNPSLAATLGPSQPNPNLNLGAVGLTPGSAGGLDGPDRIFVGGLPYYFTETQIRELLETFGPLRGFDLVKDRETGNSKGYAFCVYQDLAVTDIACAALNGIKMGDKTLTVRRANQGANPQQPKPEQESILMHAQQQIALQKLMLQPALVATKVVCLTHAVSSDELKDDEDYEEILDDMRQECSKFGTLVNVVIPRPQPNGEATPGVGKVFLEYVDVDGATKARAGLNGRKFGGNQVVAVFYPENKFAQGDYEG; this is encoded by the exons ATGGGCGTGAGCCGACACTGTAGCTTTTATGTCCACGGAGGAATCAATGCACCGGTTTTGGTGGGTCTTGTTCATCTTCAACTGGAAACTATTGACTACTTTG GCCAGATTACTGGAGCAAATCCTGCTATTCCTGGGATGTTTCCAAATATGTTTCCGTTGGCTACTAGTCAG CCATTTAGTGCTCTTCCCGTCATGCCAGTTCAGGCTATGACACAACAG GCTACACGTCATGCTAGACGGGTGTATGTTGGGGGCCTACCTCCTACGGCGAATGAACAG TCAGTTGCTACTTTCTTCAGTCAGGTTATGGCTAAGATTGGAGGAAACACTGCCGGACCAG GTGATGCAGTGGTCAATGTTTACATTAACCATGACAAGAAGTTTGCCTTTGTGGAGATGAGGTCTGTTGAGGAAGCTAGCAATGCTATGGCTTTGGATGGGATTATTTTTGAG GGGGCACCAGTTAAGGTCAGGAGACCTACAGATTATAATCCTTCTTTAGCTGCTACCCTAGGTCCAAGCCAACCTAATCCCAATTTGAATCTCGGTGCTGTTGGCCTAACGCCCGGGTCAGCTGGAGGACTCGATGGCCCTGATCGAATTTTTGTGGGTGGTCTTCCATATTACTTTACAGAAACACAGATAAGAGAGCTTTTAGAGACTTTTGGTCCTCTTAGGGGCTTTGATCTAGTGAAAGACAGAGAAACAGGAAACTCAAAGGGTTATGCATTTTGTGTTTACCAAGATCTTGCAGTTACAGATATTGCCTGTGCTGCTCTCAATGGAATAAAAATGGGAGATAAGACTCTTACTGTTAGACGAGCTAACCAAGGTGCTAACCCACAGCAACCTAAACCTGAGCAAGAGAGCATTTTAATGCATGCACAACAGCAAATCGCTCTTCAG AAACTTATGTTACAACCAGCTTTAGTGGCAACAAAGGTGGTGTGTTTAACCCATGCAGTTTCTTCTGATGAGCTCAAGGATGATGAGGACTACGAAGAGATTCTTGATGACATGAGGCAGGAGTGCTCCAAATTTG GTACTTTGGTGAATGTGGTGATCCCTCGCCCACAACCAAACGGTGAAGCTACCCCTGGCGTTGGAAAG GTGTTTTTGGAGTATGTTGATGTTGATGGTGCTACAAAAGCCCGTGCTGGATTGAATGGACGGAAATTTGGCGGAAATCAAGTTGTAGCTGTCTTTTACCCTGAGAACAAATTTGCCCAGGGAGATTATGAAGGCTAG
- the LOC112726202 gene encoding splicing factor U2af large subunit B-like isoform X4: protein MVLTWQCWATSPTVLTMGVSRHCSFYVHGGINAPVLVGLVHLQLETIDYFGQITGANPAIPGMFPNMFPLATSQPFSALPVMPVQAMTQQATRHARRVYVGGLPPTANEQSVATFFSQVMAKIGGNTAGPGDAVVNVYINHDKKFAFVEMRSVEEASNAMALDGIIFEGAPVKVRRPTDYNPSLAATLGPSQPNPNLNLGAVGLTPGSAGGLDGPDRIFVGGLPYYFTETQIRELLETFGPLRGFDLVKDRETGNSKGYAFCVYQDLAVTDIACAALNGIKMGDKTLTVRRANQGANPQQPKPEQESILMHAQQQIALQKLMLQPALVATKVVCLTHAVSSDELKDDEDYEEILDDMRQECSKFGTLVNVVIPRPQPNGEATPGVGKVFLEYVDVDGATKARAGLNGRKFGGNQVVAVFYPENKFAQGDYEG from the exons ATGGTGTTAACTTG GCAATGTTGGGCTACTAGCCCCACTGTGCTGACAATGGGCGTGAGCCGACACTGTAGCTTTTATGTCCACGGAGGAATCAATGCACCGGTTTTGGTGGGTCTTGTTCATCTTCAACTGGAAACTATTGACTACTTTG GCCAGATTACTGGAGCAAATCCTGCTATTCCTGGGATGTTTCCAAATATGTTTCCGTTGGCTACTAGTCAG CCATTTAGTGCTCTTCCCGTCATGCCAGTTCAGGCTATGACACAACAG GCTACACGTCATGCTAGACGGGTGTATGTTGGGGGCCTACCTCCTACGGCGAATGAACAG TCAGTTGCTACTTTCTTCAGTCAGGTTATGGCTAAGATTGGAGGAAACACTGCCGGACCAG GTGATGCAGTGGTCAATGTTTACATTAACCATGACAAGAAGTTTGCCTTTGTGGAGATGAGGTCTGTTGAGGAAGCTAGCAATGCTATGGCTTTGGATGGGATTATTTTTGAG GGGGCACCAGTTAAGGTCAGGAGACCTACAGATTATAATCCTTCTTTAGCTGCTACCCTAGGTCCAAGCCAACCTAATCCCAATTTGAATCTCGGTGCTGTTGGCCTAACGCCCGGGTCAGCTGGAGGACTCGATGGCCCTGATCGAATTTTTGTGGGTGGTCTTCCATATTACTTTACAGAAACACAGATAAGAGAGCTTTTAGAGACTTTTGGTCCTCTTAGGGGCTTTGATCTAGTGAAAGACAGAGAAACAGGAAACTCAAAGGGTTATGCATTTTGTGTTTACCAAGATCTTGCAGTTACAGATATTGCCTGTGCTGCTCTCAATGGAATAAAAATGGGAGATAAGACTCTTACTGTTAGACGAGCTAACCAAGGTGCTAACCCACAGCAACCTAAACCTGAGCAAGAGAGCATTTTAATGCATGCACAACAGCAAATCGCTCTTCAG AAACTTATGTTACAACCAGCTTTAGTGGCAACAAAGGTGGTGTGTTTAACCCATGCAGTTTCTTCTGATGAGCTCAAGGATGATGAGGACTACGAAGAGATTCTTGATGACATGAGGCAGGAGTGCTCCAAATTTG GTACTTTGGTGAATGTGGTGATCCCTCGCCCACAACCAAACGGTGAAGCTACCCCTGGCGTTGGAAAG GTGTTTTTGGAGTATGTTGATGTTGATGGTGCTACAAAAGCCCGTGCTGGATTGAATGGACGGAAATTTGGCGGAAATCAAGTTGTAGCTGTCTTTTACCCTGAGAACAAATTTGCCCAGGGAGATTATGAAGGCTAG
- the LOC112726202 gene encoding splicing factor U2af large subunit B-like isoform X3, which translates to MVLTWQCWATSPTVLTMGVSRHCSFYVHGGINAPVLVGLVHLQLETIDYFGQITGANPAIPGMFPNMFPLATSQMQPFSALPVMPVQAMTQQATRHARRVYVGGLPPTANEQSVATFFSQVMAKIGGNTAGPGDAVVNVYINHDKKFAFVEMRSVEEASNAMALDGIIFEGAPVKVRRPTDYNPSLAATLGPSQPNPNLNLGAVGLTPGSAGGLDGPDRIFVGGLPYYFTETQIRELLETFGPLRGFDLVKDRETGNSKGYAFCVYQDLAVTDIACAALNGIKMGDKTLTVRRANQGANPQQPKPEQESILMHAQQQIALQKLMLQPALVATKVVCLTHAVSSDELKDDEDYEEILDDMRQECSKFGTLVNVVIPRPQPNGEATPGVGKVFLEYVDVDGATKARAGLNGRKFGGNQVVAVFYPENKFAQGDYEG; encoded by the exons ATGGTGTTAACTTG GCAATGTTGGGCTACTAGCCCCACTGTGCTGACAATGGGCGTGAGCCGACACTGTAGCTTTTATGTCCACGGAGGAATCAATGCACCGGTTTTGGTGGGTCTTGTTCATCTTCAACTGGAAACTATTGACTACTTTG GCCAGATTACTGGAGCAAATCCTGCTATTCCTGGGATGTTTCCAAATATGTTTCCGTTGGCTACTAGTCAG ATGCAGCCATTTAGTGCTCTTCCCGTCATGCCAGTTCAGGCTATGACACAACAG GCTACACGTCATGCTAGACGGGTGTATGTTGGGGGCCTACCTCCTACGGCGAATGAACAG TCAGTTGCTACTTTCTTCAGTCAGGTTATGGCTAAGATTGGAGGAAACACTGCCGGACCAG GTGATGCAGTGGTCAATGTTTACATTAACCATGACAAGAAGTTTGCCTTTGTGGAGATGAGGTCTGTTGAGGAAGCTAGCAATGCTATGGCTTTGGATGGGATTATTTTTGAG GGGGCACCAGTTAAGGTCAGGAGACCTACAGATTATAATCCTTCTTTAGCTGCTACCCTAGGTCCAAGCCAACCTAATCCCAATTTGAATCTCGGTGCTGTTGGCCTAACGCCCGGGTCAGCTGGAGGACTCGATGGCCCTGATCGAATTTTTGTGGGTGGTCTTCCATATTACTTTACAGAAACACAGATAAGAGAGCTTTTAGAGACTTTTGGTCCTCTTAGGGGCTTTGATCTAGTGAAAGACAGAGAAACAGGAAACTCAAAGGGTTATGCATTTTGTGTTTACCAAGATCTTGCAGTTACAGATATTGCCTGTGCTGCTCTCAATGGAATAAAAATGGGAGATAAGACTCTTACTGTTAGACGAGCTAACCAAGGTGCTAACCCACAGCAACCTAAACCTGAGCAAGAGAGCATTTTAATGCATGCACAACAGCAAATCGCTCTTCAG AAACTTATGTTACAACCAGCTTTAGTGGCAACAAAGGTGGTGTGTTTAACCCATGCAGTTTCTTCTGATGAGCTCAAGGATGATGAGGACTACGAAGAGATTCTTGATGACATGAGGCAGGAGTGCTCCAAATTTG GTACTTTGGTGAATGTGGTGATCCCTCGCCCACAACCAAACGGTGAAGCTACCCCTGGCGTTGGAAAG GTGTTTTTGGAGTATGTTGATGTTGATGGTGCTACAAAAGCCCGTGCTGGATTGAATGGACGGAAATTTGGCGGAAATCAAGTTGTAGCTGTCTTTTACCCTGAGAACAAATTTGCCCAGGGAGATTATGAAGGCTAG
- the LOC112726202 gene encoding splicing factor U2af large subunit A-like isoform X2 has translation MAEYDERYEGNGEEEEERLHNSHSRPDSSPPPPDPTNDDLPDSKSHHGSREYDRESSRSREKEREKGREKDRKRDKGRDRDRDREISRDRDTERSRERDRDRERSKDRERDRDGEKERDRDRDHHHRDRHRDRSERRERGRDRDDDDYYRSRDYDRRRDYDREDRHRRRSRSRSGSHSRGRSEHRSRSRSRSRSKSKRTSGFDMAPPASAMLAGASAVAGQITGANPAIPGMFPNMFPLATSQPFSALPVMPVQAMTQQATRHARRVYVGGLPPTANEQSVATFFSQVMAKIGGNTAGPGDAVVNVYINHDKKFAFVEMRSVEEASNAMALDGIIFEGAPVKVRRPTDYNPSLAATLGPSQPNPNLNLGAVGLTPGSAGGLDGPDRIFVGGLPYYFTETQIRELLETFGPLRGFDLVKDRETGNSKGYAFCVYQDLAVTDIACAALNGIKMGDKTLTVRRANQGANPQQPKPEQESILMHAQQQIALQKLMLQPALVATKVVCLTHAVSSDELKDDEDYEEILDDMRQECSKFGTLVNVVIPRPQPNGEATPGVGKVFLEYVDVDGATKARAGLNGRKFGGNQVVAVFYPENKFAQGDYEG, from the exons ATGGCCGAATACGACGAGAGATACGAAGGTAacggtgaagaagaagaagagcgcCTTCACAACTCTCATTCTCGTCCTGATTCGTCTCCTCCTCCTCCCGACCCTACCAACGACGATCTCCCCGACTCCAAATCTCAc CATGGCTCTCGGGAGTATGACAGAGAATCTTCAAGGAGCAGAGAAAAGGAGCGTGAGAAGGGAAGAGAAAAGGACAGGAAACGAGACAAGGGGAGGGACAGGGATAGAGATAGGGAGATAAGCAGAGACAGGGACACAGAGAGAAGTAGGGAAAGGGACAGAGATAGGGAGAGAAGCAAAGATAGAGAAAGAGATCGGGATGGAGAGAAGGAAAGGGATCGGGACCGGGACCACCATCACAGAGACCGCCATAGGGATCGCAGTGAGAGAAGGGAAAGGGGAAGAGATagagatgatgatgattattacaGAAGCCGGGACTATGATAG ACGAAGGGATTATGATAGAGAGGATAGGCACAGGCGCAGGTCTCGTTCACGTTCTGGATCTCATTCGAGGGGTAGATCTGAGCATAGATCAAGGTCACGGTCGCGTTCGCGCTCAAAGAG CAAAAGGACTAGTGGTTTTGATATGGCTCCTCCTGCCTCTGCAATGTTAGCTGGTGCTTCTGCTGTTGCAG GCCAGATTACTGGAGCAAATCCTGCTATTCCTGGGATGTTTCCAAATATGTTTCCGTTGGCTACTAGTCAG CCATTTAGTGCTCTTCCCGTCATGCCAGTTCAGGCTATGACACAACAG GCTACACGTCATGCTAGACGGGTGTATGTTGGGGGCCTACCTCCTACGGCGAATGAACAG TCAGTTGCTACTTTCTTCAGTCAGGTTATGGCTAAGATTGGAGGAAACACTGCCGGACCAG GTGATGCAGTGGTCAATGTTTACATTAACCATGACAAGAAGTTTGCCTTTGTGGAGATGAGGTCTGTTGAGGAAGCTAGCAATGCTATGGCTTTGGATGGGATTATTTTTGAG GGGGCACCAGTTAAGGTCAGGAGACCTACAGATTATAATCCTTCTTTAGCTGCTACCCTAGGTCCAAGCCAACCTAATCCCAATTTGAATCTCGGTGCTGTTGGCCTAACGCCCGGGTCAGCTGGAGGACTCGATGGCCCTGATCGAATTTTTGTGGGTGGTCTTCCATATTACTTTACAGAAACACAGATAAGAGAGCTTTTAGAGACTTTTGGTCCTCTTAGGGGCTTTGATCTAGTGAAAGACAGAGAAACAGGAAACTCAAAGGGTTATGCATTTTGTGTTTACCAAGATCTTGCAGTTACAGATATTGCCTGTGCTGCTCTCAATGGAATAAAAATGGGAGATAAGACTCTTACTGTTAGACGAGCTAACCAAGGTGCTAACCCACAGCAACCTAAACCTGAGCAAGAGAGCATTTTAATGCATGCACAACAGCAAATCGCTCTTCAG AAACTTATGTTACAACCAGCTTTAGTGGCAACAAAGGTGGTGTGTTTAACCCATGCAGTTTCTTCTGATGAGCTCAAGGATGATGAGGACTACGAAGAGATTCTTGATGACATGAGGCAGGAGTGCTCCAAATTTG GTACTTTGGTGAATGTGGTGATCCCTCGCCCACAACCAAACGGTGAAGCTACCCCTGGCGTTGGAAAG GTGTTTTTGGAGTATGTTGATGTTGATGGTGCTACAAAAGCCCGTGCTGGATTGAATGGACGGAAATTTGGCGGAAATCAAGTTGTAGCTGTCTTTTACCCTGAGAACAAATTTGCCCAGGGAGATTATGAAGGCTAG
- the LOC112726202 gene encoding splicing factor U2af large subunit B-like isoform X5 has product MGVSRHCSFYVHGGINAPVLVGLVHLQLETIDYFGQITGANPAIPGMFPNMFPLATSQMQPFSALPVMPVQAMTQQATRHARRVYVGGLPPTANEQSVATFFSQVMAKIGGNTAGPGDAVVNVYINHDKKFAFVEMRSVEEASNAMALDGIIFEGAPVKVRRPTDYNPSLAATLGPSQPNPNLNLGAVGLTPGSAGGLDGPDRIFVGGLPYYFTETQIRELLETFGPLRGFDLVKDRETGNSKGYAFCVYQDLAVTDIACAALNGIKMGDKTLTVRRANQGANPQQPKPEQESILMHAQQQIALQKLMLQPALVATKVVCLTHAVSSDELKDDEDYEEILDDMRQECSKFGTLVNVVIPRPQPNGEATPGVGKVFLEYVDVDGATKARAGLNGRKFGGNQVVAVFYPENKFAQGDYEG; this is encoded by the exons ATGGGCGTGAGCCGACACTGTAGCTTTTATGTCCACGGAGGAATCAATGCACCGGTTTTGGTGGGTCTTGTTCATCTTCAACTGGAAACTATTGACTACTTTG GCCAGATTACTGGAGCAAATCCTGCTATTCCTGGGATGTTTCCAAATATGTTTCCGTTGGCTACTAGTCAG ATGCAGCCATTTAGTGCTCTTCCCGTCATGCCAGTTCAGGCTATGACACAACAG GCTACACGTCATGCTAGACGGGTGTATGTTGGGGGCCTACCTCCTACGGCGAATGAACAG TCAGTTGCTACTTTCTTCAGTCAGGTTATGGCTAAGATTGGAGGAAACACTGCCGGACCAG GTGATGCAGTGGTCAATGTTTACATTAACCATGACAAGAAGTTTGCCTTTGTGGAGATGAGGTCTGTTGAGGAAGCTAGCAATGCTATGGCTTTGGATGGGATTATTTTTGAG GGGGCACCAGTTAAGGTCAGGAGACCTACAGATTATAATCCTTCTTTAGCTGCTACCCTAGGTCCAAGCCAACCTAATCCCAATTTGAATCTCGGTGCTGTTGGCCTAACGCCCGGGTCAGCTGGAGGACTCGATGGCCCTGATCGAATTTTTGTGGGTGGTCTTCCATATTACTTTACAGAAACACAGATAAGAGAGCTTTTAGAGACTTTTGGTCCTCTTAGGGGCTTTGATCTAGTGAAAGACAGAGAAACAGGAAACTCAAAGGGTTATGCATTTTGTGTTTACCAAGATCTTGCAGTTACAGATATTGCCTGTGCTGCTCTCAATGGAATAAAAATGGGAGATAAGACTCTTACTGTTAGACGAGCTAACCAAGGTGCTAACCCACAGCAACCTAAACCTGAGCAAGAGAGCATTTTAATGCATGCACAACAGCAAATCGCTCTTCAG AAACTTATGTTACAACCAGCTTTAGTGGCAACAAAGGTGGTGTGTTTAACCCATGCAGTTTCTTCTGATGAGCTCAAGGATGATGAGGACTACGAAGAGATTCTTGATGACATGAGGCAGGAGTGCTCCAAATTTG GTACTTTGGTGAATGTGGTGATCCCTCGCCCACAACCAAACGGTGAAGCTACCCCTGGCGTTGGAAAG GTGTTTTTGGAGTATGTTGATGTTGATGGTGCTACAAAAGCCCGTGCTGGATTGAATGGACGGAAATTTGGCGGAAATCAAGTTGTAGCTGTCTTTTACCCTGAGAACAAATTTGCCCAGGGAGATTATGAAGGCTAG